From the genome of Ziziphus jujuba cultivar Dongzao chromosome 6, ASM3175591v1, one region includes:
- the LOC132804329 gene encoding disease resistance-like protein CSA1, whose product MLADHAVIKILSRLIFVNTDPSVILPSVQVFRYPGDEIPKWFSYQTCGSSFNNIMLPPYWNNDDFLGFAFCKVIRQNKIDKNMSFAFKCELNFKTIDDDRLYRYHDYIGILLGEKAFRSDHVVLWYVAKSTLRSSKWNMKSCKDLDRLNWPSTCSTEASFHILPCVNNNGNEYYEIKKFGVQFVYKEDLERCDAETERKNKRRFYECCESSGSEAVGSYDEEEDDDESHSKKLKVI is encoded by the exons ATGCTAGCTGATCACgcagtaattaaaattttgtctcGTCTTATATTTGTAAACACT GACCCAAGTGTTATTCTTCCAAGTGTTCAAGTTTTTCGATACCCGGGAGATGAAATCCCAAAGTGGTTCAGCTATCAAACTTGTGGGAGTTCATTCAATAATATTATGCTTCCTCCATATTGGAACAACGACGACTTCTTGGGTTTTGCTTTCTGCAAAGTTATTCGTCAGaataaaattgacaaaaatatgTCCTTTGCTTTTAAGTGTGAGCTGAATTTCAAAACCATCGATGATGATCGCCTTTACAGATATCATGATTATATTGGGATATTGTTGGGAGAAAAGGCTTTTAGGTCGGATCACGTGGTCCTATGGTATGTAGCCAAATCGACATTGCGATCTTCAAAATGGAATATGAAATCTTGTAAAGATTTGGATAGACTAAATTGGCCCTCGACTTGTAGCACTGAGGCCTCCTTCCATATCTTGCCCTGTGTCAACAACAATGGAAATGAGTATTACGAGATTAAGAAGTTTGGGGTTCAGTTTGTATACAAAGAAGACTTAGAGAGATGTGATGCAGAAActgaaagaaagaataagagACGCTTCTATGAATGTTGTGAATCAAGTGGAAGCGAAGCTGTTGGCTCTTATGAtgaggaagaagatgatgatgaatcaCATTCTAAGAAACTCAAGGTTATCTGA
- the LOC132804059 gene encoding probable WRKY transcription factor 19: MRNLRILKIYHRDDACISNKFKLSIPQDLDSYLSNKLRSFQWDLYPLKSLPSNFIPENLVELVLRGSHVEKLWNNRKIQNLPFLRRIDLSYSKFLSQLPDLSQAPNLESINLEGCTSLVQVLLSLQNLDKLTYLNLNGCSKHRDLQDISKRTEGCLDIVRFGGIKNVLNNFTYRKSCIQSFTGNLCLYSSQTHISQKFAPNLRYLILRGTAIETVPPSIGYLTGLVELDMEHCKRLKSLPTSICHLKSLETLYLCGCEKLKTFPEILEPIEHLIDIWLDYSGIKELPESIENIVSLRRLYMQHCGDLQDSITVFEFESKRLHVTGEHFKFEGSTITRSRYHSK; this comes from the exons ATGCGCAACCTACGAATTCTCAAAATTTATCATAGGGATGATGCTTGTATTAGTAACAAGTTCAAACTGTCCATTCCTCAAGACCTTGATTCTTATCTTTCTAATAAGCTAAGGTCTTTTCAGTGGGACCTTTACCCTTTGAAATCATTGCCATCAAACTTTATTCCTGAGAATCTTGTTGAACTTGTACTTCGTGGCAGCCACGTTGAAAAGCTTTGGAATAACCGTAAAATTCAG AATCTTCCGTTCTTAAGAAGGATTGATCTTAGTTATTCCAAGTTCCTTAGTCAACTACCCGATTTGTCGCAGGCTCCAAATTTGGAGAGTATAAATCTTGAAGGCTGTACAAGCTTGGTTCAGGTTCTTTTATCTCTTCAAAATCTTGACAAGCTGACTTATCTAAATTTGAATGGCTGCTCCAAACACCGAGATCTTCAAGATATATCAAAGAGAACAGAGGGGTGTTTGGATATTGTCAGGTTTGGAGGCATTAAGAATGTTTTGAATAATTTCACATATCGCAAAAGTTGCATCCAAAGTTTTACAGGCAATTTATGTCTCTACTCATCTCAGACTCACATTTCTCAAAAGTTTGCACccaatttaagatatttaattttgcGTGGGACAGCAATAGAAACAGTGCCCCCATCAATTGGGTATCTCACGGGTCTTGTTGAGTTGGATATGGAGCATTGCAAAAGACTTAAAAGTCTTCCGACAAGCATTTGTCATTTGAAATCTCTTGAGACACTGTATCTGTGTGGTTGTGAGAAACTGAAAACGTTTCCAGAAATCTTGGAGCCTATCGAACACTTGATAGATATTTGGTTAGATTACTCGGGCATTAAAGAGTTGCCAGAGTCAATTGAAAATATAGTGTCACTTAGAAGATTATATATGCAACATTGCGGGGACTTACA AGATTCCATCACagtgtttgagtttgaaagCAAAAGGCTGCACGTCACTGGAGAACATTTCAAATTTGAGGGCTCCACTATTACACGATCTAGATATCATTCGAAATAG
- the LOC125418991 gene encoding disease resistance protein RPV1-like — protein MSSSSLSLEEKHDVFLSFRGEDTRNTFASYLYAALSANQILTFMDHELKRGDEISPTLSRAIKESKISVIIFSENYASSTWCLDELVHILEYKKIRGLILIPIFYGIDPSVVRKQEGSYKVAFDSHEKSFKDRIEKVNQWRAALTEASNLCGLDSKDFRPENKLVQKIVEDISLKLSKYLSLDENIKGQLIGIEKHIKEIESLLSNGTKAVCIMGIWGMGGIGKTTLAIYLFHNLSSSNNFEACCFLWNVREEYGRFGLDHLRRKLVSNLLNVEANVKLDTLGVASPFNLYRIRRKKVLVVLDDVDRSIQLDALVEGYRQLSCGSRIIVTTRNKQVLVKEADYIYKVERLNHIESLKLFHLHAFSKNSTAVDDKMVLEVINYANGNPLALKVLSSFLCSRSKNDWESALKKLERFPNLEIQDVLRISYEGLDDKTIKGTFLDIACLFDSSFTRDHAESILDDGNSSIKIEISVLIDKCLIEDIGSHMYRNNELLYVHDLLHQMGRAIVRDEDKELVIVVGCAMPWKSARYWKIIRGPKQLKSYHSTCLILKKM, from the exons atgtcttcttcttctctttctcttgaaGAAAAACACGATGTGTTTCTCAGTTTCAGAGGTGAGGACACACGCAACACATTCGCTAGCTATCTTTATGCAGCTTTATCGGCAAACCAAATCTTAACTTTCATGGATCATGAGCTTAAGAGAGGGGATGAAATTTCACCAACACTAAGCAGAGCCATCAAAGAATCCAAGATTTCGGTGATCATCTTCTCGGAAAACTATGCTTCATCcacatggtgtttggatgaacttgTGCATATACTTGAATACAAGAAAATAAGAGGCCTGATTCTTATTCCAATCTTTTATGGCATAGATCCATCTGTTGTACGAAAACAGGAAGGGAGTTACAAAGTTGCATTTGATTCACATGAAAAAAGTTTCAAGGATAGAATTGAGAAGGTGAATCAATGGAGAGCTGCTTTAACAGAAGCATCCAATCTATGTGGATTGGATTCAAAGGATTTCAG GCCTGAAAATAAGTTAGTTCAAAAAATTGTTGAAGACATTTCATTAAAATTGTCAAAATATCTATCATTGGATGAGAATATCAAGGGACAGCTCATTGGAATTGAAAAGCATATCAAAGAAATTGAATCACTATTATCCAATGGCACAAAAGCTGTTTGCATCATGGGTATTTGGGGCATGGGAGGTATTGGTAAGACCACCCttgctatatatttatttcataatttatcaTCTTCTAATAATTTTGAAGCTTGTTGTTTTCTTTGGAATGTTAGAGAAGAATATGGAAGATTCGGATTAGATCATTTGAGAAGGAAACTTGTAtctaatttattaaatgttgaAGCTAATGTAAAGCTGGATACCTTAGGTGTAGCATCACCTTTTAACCTTTACAGAATTCGACGTAAGAAGGTACTGGTTGTTTTGGATGACGTGGATAGATCAATCCAATTAGATGCTTTAGTTGAAGGATATCGCCAACTTTCATGTGGAAGTAGAATCATTGTTACAACTAGAAATAAGCAAGTGCTTGTAAAAGAAGCAGACTATATTTACAAGGTTGAGAGGTTAAATCACATCGAATCTCTTAAGCTCTTCCATTTGCATGCTTTTAGTAAAAATTCTACAGCAGTGGATGACAAAATGGTGTTGGAAGTGATAAATTATGCAAATGGCAATCCATTAGCTCTGAAGGTCTTGAGTTCTTTCCTTTGCTCTAGAAGTAAAAATGATTGGGAAAGTGCATTGAAGAAGTTGGAAAGATTTCCAAACCTGGAAATTCAAGATGTGTTGAGAATCAGTTATGAAGGACTAGATGATAAAACGATCAAGGGTACATTTCTTGACATTGCTTGCTTATTTGATTCATCTTTTACAAGAGACCATGCAGAAAGCATATTAGATGATGGTAATTCGtctataaaaatagaaataagtgTTCTCATTGACAAGTGTTTAATTGAAGATATTGGAAGTCACATGTACAGGAACAACGAGCTACTATATGTGCACGATTTGCTGCACCAAATGGGTCGGGCAATTGTACGTGATGAAGATAAAGAACTGGTAATTGTAGTAGGTTGTGCGATGCCATGGAAATCTGCGAGGTATTGGAAAATAATACG GGGACCAAAGCAGTTGAAGTCATATCATTCAACATGTTTGATactaaaaaaaatgtga